The following coding sequences are from one Elusimicrobium minutum Pei191 window:
- the rdgB gene encoding RdgB/HAM1 family non-canonical purine NTP pyrophosphatase: MKILLATGNEQKAKELKCILPKNIGNKEIEYLTLGDFPDLRMPEETGKTLEENAILKAREAARQAGIAALADDTGLEVDALNGEPGVRSARYAGEYCDPDENNRKLLDSLDGLFLGQRTARFKTVACLATPEGEYELAEGVLGGLIGFGYRGENGFGYDPLFIVKGKSKTLAELTLDEKNKISHRRKAFEKISKKIK; this comes from the coding sequence ATGAAAATACTGTTGGCTACAGGAAATGAGCAAAAAGCAAAAGAACTCAAATGTATTTTGCCCAAAAACATAGGAAATAAAGAGATTGAGTATTTAACTCTTGGCGACTTTCCTGACTTGAGAATGCCTGAGGAAACCGGAAAAACATTAGAAGAAAACGCTATTTTAAAAGCCCGTGAAGCCGCCCGCCAGGCTGGCATAGCCGCTTTAGCCGACGATACCGGCCTGGAGGTTGACGCTCTTAACGGGGAACCGGGCGTAAGAAGCGCAAGATACGCCGGCGAATACTGCGATCCTGACGAAAACAACCGCAAACTGTTAGATTCTTTAGACGGCTTATTCCTAGGCCAGAGAACGGCGCGTTTTAAAACCGTTGCCTGTCTTGCCACACCTGAGGGGGAGTATGAACTTGCCGAAGGCGTTCTGGGCGGACTTATAGGCTTTGGTTACAGGGGGGAAAACGGTTTCGGCTACGATCCTCTTTTTATAGTTAAAGGTAAAAGTAAAACTTTAGCCGAACTTACGCTTGATGAAAAAAATAAAATAAGCCATCGCCGCAAAGCTTTTGAAAAAATAAGCAAAAAAATAAAATAA
- a CDS encoding FtsX-like permease family protein, which produces MRFELFVAKRYLNSKRKGLFALITTIIGIAGVTVGVAALITTLAVMTGFQTDIKEKVIGAQSHILIFGHMTEAVYQDKIKKIEQLPLVYAAAPNIFGQGIITHNGSSLAIVLRGLEPEMEDKVNRLNSSFEEGSYVAPLREGETSAPAPLVLGTELANSLNLEVGDDVVLISPSSISTSAGMVPKMKKFRISGTIKTGYYEFDRTMGYTTLEHASEFLNLQKGATGISIRLKNIDNAEKAAKLIRPIMGNGFSIRTFAQLNGTLYAALKLEKTMMFIILSLIILVASLNIASNLILLGTEKLKDIGILRAMGASPASIRKIFIYEGLMIGTAGIVCGVILAMILCWIIATFNIVQLPGDIYYLTKVPVRISLTDILSVVAGSYLLCFLAAVYPAVRASKVNPTDAIRYG; this is translated from the coding sequence ATGAGATTTGAACTTTTTGTTGCAAAACGCTATCTGAATTCCAAACGCAAAGGTCTTTTTGCGTTAATAACCACAATTATAGGCATAGCCGGCGTAACGGTAGGCGTAGCCGCGCTTATTACCACTCTTGCGGTTATGACGGGCTTTCAAACCGATATTAAAGAAAAGGTTATCGGTGCGCAAAGCCATATTCTTATTTTCGGGCATATGACGGAAGCCGTTTACCAGGATAAAATTAAAAAGATTGAGCAATTACCCCTAGTTTATGCAGCGGCGCCTAATATTTTCGGACAAGGTATAATTACCCATAACGGCAGTTCTTTGGCTATAGTTCTCCGTGGGCTTGAACCGGAAATGGAAGATAAAGTAAACCGCCTTAACAGTTCTTTTGAGGAGGGTTCTTATGTTGCGCCTTTAAGAGAGGGCGAAACTTCGGCCCCGGCGCCTTTGGTTTTAGGCACGGAGCTTGCCAATTCCTTAAACCTTGAAGTAGGCGACGATGTTGTTTTAATCTCACCATCATCAATATCCACAAGCGCGGGCATGGTTCCTAAAATGAAAAAGTTTAGGATTTCAGGCACGATAAAAACCGGATATTATGAATTTGACCGCACAATGGGCTACACTACGCTTGAGCATGCGAGTGAGTTTTTAAATTTACAAAAGGGCGCCACGGGTATATCCATACGTCTTAAAAATATTGATAACGCCGAAAAAGCCGCAAAACTTATACGTCCTATTATGGGCAACGGTTTTAGTATACGCACATTCGCGCAGTTAAACGGCACCTTATACGCCGCGCTTAAATTAGAAAAAACTATGATGTTTATCATCCTTTCCTTAATTATTTTAGTGGCATCGCTTAACATAGCGTCAAATTTAATCCTTTTAGGCACGGAGAAATTAAAAGATATCGGCATTTTACGTGCCATGGGCGCCAGCCCAGCCAGCATAAGAAAAATCTTTATCTACGAAGGTCTTATGATAGGCACGGCAGGCATTGTGTGCGGCGTTATACTGGCTATGATTTTATGCTGGATTATCGCTACGTTTAATATTGTACAGTTGCCGGGGGATATTTATTACCTTACAAAAGTGCCTGTAAGAATAAGTTTAACGGACATTCTGTCTGTAGTAGCGGGCAGCTATTTACTTTGCTTTTTAGCGGCGGTTTACCCGGCTGTAAGAGCTTCTAAAGTTAACCCGACGGACGCGATAAGGTACGGATAA
- a CDS encoding mechanosensitive ion channel family protein, which produces MTNWTQLVNSITPAAKTLGTEFITILWHIGLAVLALILGLYLSRFVNTYVKKVLNKIDFDNRTSKIGINEMCVRFGFGKSPTYILAFILSWVVMIIAIIYAAKALNLNEVQVLLEKFLAFLPKLFVSILILFGGLIFGKFLGNIIENSSKANNLSGGFIVARGVDAFIVLFSALLALENLGMATRLVNNVILVLLASMGLAFGIAVGLGSKDIVAEFLKKTFDKNKK; this is translated from the coding sequence ATGACCAATTGGACACAACTAGTTAATTCAATAACGCCCGCGGCAAAAACGCTTGGAACAGAGTTTATTACGATATTATGGCATATAGGATTAGCAGTGCTCGCGCTTATATTGGGTTTGTATCTTTCGCGCTTTGTTAACACCTATGTTAAAAAAGTTTTAAATAAAATTGATTTTGACAATAGAACATCCAAAATAGGCATTAACGAAATGTGCGTTCGCTTCGGCTTTGGCAAAAGCCCGACGTATATTTTAGCTTTTATTTTATCTTGGGTTGTAATGATTATAGCCATTATTTACGCGGCGAAAGCTTTAAATTTAAACGAAGTGCAGGTGCTTTTGGAAAAGTTTCTCGCTTTCTTACCTAAACTTTTTGTTTCAATACTTATCCTTTTCGGAGGTTTGATATTCGGCAAGTTTTTGGGTAATATTATTGAAAACTCCTCTAAGGCCAACAACTTAAGCGGCGGTTTTATAGTGGCAAGAGGCGTCGACGCTTTTATAGTTCTTTTCTCAGCTTTACTGGCTTTGGAAAATCTGGGCATGGCCACAAGGCTGGTAAACAATGTTATTTTGGTTTTGCTTGCCTCAATGGGCCTCGCTTTTGGTATAGCGGTAGGTTTAGGCTCTAAAGATATAGTAGCTGAATTTCTTAAAAAAACTTTTGATAAAAATAAAAAATAA
- a CDS encoding cation:proton antiporter: MIVNLTSAIFIIALILVMGQVFSALFDKTRIPDILPLILFGIFLCPVFNIVSLDLFGQMGKVFTEIVLIIVMFQTGTSFRISDLRDSFLQGSILTVICMAAVGAAVYLAAFYALRLPPIYSLIMALIVADNSLVVIMPLLSKLKISGETKAILTLETTLQSVLIVVIVLALISMAKEEDVTSHIILTKVLYSFLMAALISVICGVFWSAILNKVRRLENSMTLTLAFILIVYSACSAAGSEGAFGVLIFGFVIGNIRVIQKLWMSKVLTEANSFKGYEKNFFAEIEYALRTLFFVYMGMSMYLQNTYFILCGLFIVLLKFGIRAVVVNYTLSKHITRTDCAIAAALCPSGLVAAVLAATASQQLGGTNGIQDTVYSVIFFSLILTSLFSFVIEKEYTRPITDFIFSRHNEDIKEEPPSDKPSDEPAPEQNKHAGV, encoded by the coding sequence ATGATAGTAAATTTAACATCGGCAATTTTTATAATAGCACTTATATTAGTTATGGGGCAGGTTTTTTCCGCCCTTTTTGACAAAACCCGCATACCGGATATTTTGCCGCTTATTCTTTTCGGCATATTTTTATGCCCCGTGTTTAATATTGTTTCTTTAGACTTATTCGGGCAAATGGGCAAAGTTTTTACCGAAATTGTGCTTATTATCGTTATGTTCCAGACAGGAACGTCCTTTAGAATATCCGATTTAAGGGACTCTTTTTTGCAAGGTTCTATCCTAACTGTTATATGTATGGCAGCGGTCGGAGCGGCGGTATATTTAGCAGCATTTTACGCGCTGCGCCTTCCGCCCATATATTCGCTTATCATGGCTTTGATTGTGGCGGACAATTCTTTAGTGGTAATAATGCCGCTTTTGTCAAAATTAAAAATAAGCGGCGAAACTAAAGCCATATTAACACTGGAAACCACGCTTCAAAGCGTACTTATAGTAGTAATAGTACTCGCATTAATAAGTATGGCTAAAGAAGAGGACGTCACAAGCCATATTATACTTACCAAAGTTCTTTACTCATTTTTAATGGCTGCGCTTATAAGCGTTATTTGCGGTGTTTTTTGGAGCGCGATACTTAATAAAGTAAGAAGGCTTGAAAACTCCATGACATTAACGCTTGCTTTTATTTTAATAGTTTACAGTGCGTGCTCGGCAGCGGGGTCGGAAGGGGCTTTCGGCGTCCTTATTTTCGGTTTTGTTATAGGAAATATAAGAGTAATACAAAAGTTATGGATGAGCAAAGTTTTAACGGAAGCCAATTCCTTTAAAGGTTATGAAAAAAACTTTTTTGCCGAAATAGAATACGCTTTAAGAACACTTTTCTTTGTATATATGGGCATGTCCATGTATTTACAAAACACGTATTTTATATTATGCGGACTTTTTATAGTTTTATTAAAGTTCGGCATAAGGGCGGTTGTTGTTAACTACACCTTAAGTAAACATATTACAAGAACGGATTGCGCCATAGCCGCGGCCCTTTGCCCCAGCGGGCTTGTGGCGGCTGTACTTGCAGCAACGGCAAGCCAGCAGCTTGGGGGAACGAACGGTATACAAGATACCGTTTACTCGGTAATATTTTTCTCTTTGATACTGACATCCTTATTTTCTTTTGTTATTGAAAAAGAATACACAAGGCCTATTACTGATTTTATTTTTTCAAGACACAATGAAGATATTAAAGAGGAACCGCCATCAGACAAACCTTCTGATGAACCTGCCCCCGAACAAAATAAACATGCCGGGGTATGA
- a CDS encoding ABC transporter ATP-binding protein: MKILEIKNLTKIYGQGTENLKVLDDVSLEVNKGDFIVLLGPSGSGKSTLLNMIAMLDTPTEGSIIFEGKELTKLNEKQKSALRLKRMGFVFQFDGLLPDFTLLENVNMPYIMAGKKTDTKAKELLKNFGLENMENKLPSALSGGEKQRGSIARALRNNPALILADEPTGNLDAHKKVYVFEDFAKLAKQGITVIMVTHDLNAVDYADIVYSLENNKLVKTK, encoded by the coding sequence ATGAAGATTTTAGAAATTAAAAATTTAACCAAAATATACGGACAGGGCACCGAAAACCTGAAAGTCCTTGATGATGTTTCTTTGGAAGTAAATAAAGGGGATTTTATTGTTCTTTTAGGCCCGAGCGGCAGCGGGAAAAGCACGCTTTTAAATATGATAGCAATGCTTGACACCCCTACTGAAGGCAGCATAATCTTTGAAGGTAAAGAGCTTACTAAACTAAACGAAAAACAAAAATCCGCCTTAAGATTAAAAAGAATGGGATTTGTTTTTCAGTTTGATGGGCTTTTGCCGGACTTTACCCTTCTTGAAAACGTTAATATGCCTTACATAATGGCGGGTAAAAAAACCGATACCAAAGCTAAAGAGCTTTTAAAAAACTTTGGCCTTGAGAATATGGAAAATAAGCTTCCTTCCGCGTTAAGCGGTGGTGAAAAACAGCGCGGCAGTATTGCGCGCGCGCTTCGCAACAACCCCGCCCTTATTTTGGCCGATGAACCTACCGGCAACCTCGACGCGCATAAAAAAGTTTATGTTTTTGAGGACTTTGCCAAATTAGCCAAACAGGGTATCACGGTTATAATGGTAACTCACGACTTAAACGCCGTTGATTACGCTGATATCGTTTACTCATTAGAAAACAATAAACTTGTAAAAACAAAATAA
- a CDS encoding glycosyltransferase family 2 protein: MPKVSIIIPVYNLENYLPQCLQSVEQQTLEDIEALVVDNASTDNSAEIIKQFAALNSKIRILHCKTKGAANARNCALKEASGEYLFFLDGDDWLTPQCLAALYKEAKANDADVTVCDNALYTETTNLMSFPQENMFFSAPKLETLKEKSLLLKAPFTAYSCAGKLIRRSFFEKNSLSFPSEMPRGDDWPVSMKITVLANRIKLVPNEYYFYRVGRQNAESANLSAFNSYIYASRLNYKFLKEADAYETFAPQFEYLRMYYILSFMALHKLDKEQKAALLTLRKDILSIPLSVFEGRELKFKLSFLGLKICILCKITLYADMINFIYARLKGKKIS; encoded by the coding sequence ATGCCAAAAGTAAGTATTATAATACCTGTTTATAACTTAGAAAATTATCTTCCACAATGCCTGCAATCGGTAGAACAGCAGACTTTGGAAGATATAGAAGCGCTTGTGGTTGATAACGCCAGCACGGACAACAGCGCTGAAATAATAAAACAATTTGCCGCTTTAAACTCCAAAATAAGAATTTTACACTGTAAAACAAAAGGCGCCGCTAACGCCAGAAACTGCGCCCTTAAAGAAGCCTCCGGTGAATACTTATTCTTTTTAGACGGAGACGATTGGCTTACCCCGCAATGTCTTGCCGCTTTATATAAAGAAGCTAAAGCAAATGACGCAGATGTTACTGTTTGCGACAACGCCCTTTATACAGAAACAACCAATTTAATGTCTTTCCCGCAGGAAAATATGTTTTTTTCAGCCCCTAAGCTTGAAACTTTAAAAGAAAAAAGCCTTCTGTTAAAAGCCCCGTTTACAGCATATTCCTGCGCGGGCAAACTTATAAGAAGAAGCTTTTTTGAGAAAAATAGCCTGTCTTTCCCTTCAGAAATGCCCCGGGGCGACGACTGGCCCGTTTCCATGAAAATCACCGTGCTTGCCAACAGAATAAAACTTGTGCCCAATGAATACTATTTTTACAGAGTTGGCAGACAAAACGCCGAAAGCGCAAATCTGAGCGCTTTTAACTCTTACATTTACGCTTCCAGGCTGAATTATAAATTTTTAAAAGAAGCGGACGCCTACGAAACTTTTGCCCCGCAGTTTGAATATTTAAGAATGTATTACATTTTGTCTTTTATGGCTTTGCATAAACTTGATAAAGAGCAAAAAGCCGCGCTTTTAACACTTCGTAAAGATATTTTATCAATACCGCTTTCGGTGTTTGAAGGGCGCGAACTTAAATTTAAACTGTCTTTTTTAGGTTTAAAAATTTGTATATTATGTAAAATCACTTTATACGCGGATATGATAAATTTTATATATGCGCGTTTAAAAGGTAAAAAAATATCATAA
- a CDS encoding DUF1646 family protein, giving the protein MAITVAALLSLIVFAVLILPLTVSKVEENLELFLFVAGLSAVSVSGQWSWHLTVDAFKDPVFITLAVFVLGIIFKLTQKRFRGVILTVSRKTGLRPILFLTALVLGLFSSVITAIVAAVILSEIARTLGLTQETKVKFIVFSCFAIGLGAVLTPIGEPLATITISKLKGPPHYADFFFLFRILGVWVIPGVIVFSVLAGFVKQKRPSLKLKKDAAPSETVKSMTVRALKVYLFVAALVFLGQGLKPLAEITIFKLSGYLIYWANSISAVLDNATLAAIEIVPEMAVHKIIFLTMGLVLAGGLLIPGNIPNIICASKLKIKSSEWAKVGLPYGVAAMVAYFIIMMAVLPHG; this is encoded by the coding sequence ATGGCTATTACGGTTGCGGCATTACTTTCTTTAATTGTGTTTGCGGTGCTTATATTACCGCTTACGGTAAGTAAGGTAGAAGAAAACCTTGAACTTTTTTTGTTTGTTGCGGGTTTGTCCGCGGTGTCCGTTTCAGGCCAATGGAGCTGGCATCTTACGGTTGACGCCTTTAAGGACCCTGTTTTTATTACTTTGGCGGTTTTTGTTTTAGGTATTATTTTTAAATTAACGCAAAAACGTTTCAGAGGGGTCATTTTAACTGTTTCACGCAAAACGGGGTTGCGTCCCATTTTGTTTTTAACGGCTTTGGTTTTGGGTTTGTTTTCAAGCGTTATTACCGCTATAGTAGCGGCTGTAATTCTGTCCGAAATAGCGCGTACTTTGGGCTTAACGCAGGAAACTAAAGTAAAATTTATTGTGTTTTCATGTTTCGCGATAGGGCTTGGCGCGGTACTCACTCCGATAGGCGAGCCGCTTGCTACAATTACAATATCAAAACTTAAAGGCCCTCCGCATTACGCCGATTTCTTTTTTCTTTTCAGGATTTTAGGCGTATGGGTAATACCCGGGGTTATAGTTTTTTCCGTATTGGCGGGTTTTGTTAAACAGAAAAGGCCCTCTTTGAAATTAAAAAAGGACGCGGCGCCTTCCGAAACGGTTAAAAGCATGACCGTAAGGGCTTTAAAGGTGTATTTGTTTGTTGCGGCTTTAGTTTTTTTGGGACAAGGGTTGAAACCGCTGGCGGAAATAACTATATTCAAGTTATCGGGTTATTTGATTTATTGGGCAAACTCAATATCGGCCGTATTAGATAATGCCACGCTGGCCGCCATTGAAATTGTGCCTGAAATGGCCGTACATAAAATTATATTTTTAACAATGGGGCTTGTTTTGGCGGGGGGGCTTTTAATACCAGGGAATATCCCAAATATTATTTGCGCTTCTAAACTTAAGATTAAAAGCAGTGAATGGGCTAAAGTCGGGTTGCCTTACGGTGTTGCTGCAATGGTTGCTTATTTTATTATAATGATGGCGGTGTTACCACATGGATGA
- a CDS encoding alpha/beta hydrolase: MNIILIVILILLLACALTVRSIYKQSIQILEPSYKRKPLIIFPDQFKVPFENIRFKTADGVEIKGWFIPNEESSKTIFLLHGWGQNRGDILKNTVYLRDLGFNLVYFDFRAMGESGGKVSSIGYLETKDLEAAIDYMKSTRSSVCKSIGLYGISMGATVAIYVAAKNKEIKCVLSEAAYYSFNRVAARWAWINKKIPYFPVMPLVLYFMRKRLGFDPQIYSPAYNIDGLAGRPVFIIHGRHDSLVPAVNATYLYKKAKEPKDLWIIPGAKHNQGAEVGGEEYKYKMAQFFTKNM; the protein is encoded by the coding sequence ATGAATATAATACTTATTGTTATACTTATTTTGTTGTTGGCGTGCGCGCTGACGGTGCGCAGCATTTATAAGCAAAGCATTCAAATTTTGGAACCTTCATATAAAAGGAAACCGCTTATAATTTTTCCGGACCAGTTTAAGGTCCCTTTTGAAAACATACGCTTTAAAACGGCGGACGGGGTTGAAATAAAAGGATGGTTTATCCCGAATGAAGAAAGTTCTAAAACAATTTTTTTATTACACGGTTGGGGTCAAAACCGCGGAGATATTTTAAAAAACACTGTATATTTGCGCGATTTAGGTTTTAACCTTGTATATTTTGATTTCAGGGCCATGGGCGAAAGCGGCGGCAAAGTGAGCTCAATAGGATATTTGGAAACCAAAGATTTAGAAGCCGCCATTGATTATATGAAATCAACCCGCTCAAGCGTTTGTAAATCAATAGGGTTATATGGCATAAGCATGGGCGCCACGGTAGCTATTTACGTAGCCGCTAAGAATAAAGAAATTAAATGTGTTTTAAGTGAAGCCGCATACTACTCTTTTAACCGTGTGGCTGCCAGATGGGCGTGGATTAATAAAAAAATTCCTTATTTTCCTGTTATGCCCTTAGTGCTATATTTTATGAGAAAGCGCTTAGGTTTTGACCCGCAGATTTACAGCCCCGCTTATAATATAGACGGTTTGGCGGGAAGGCCTGTTTTTATTATTCACGGCAGACACGACAGCCTTGTGCCTGCGGTTAACGCCACTTACCTTTATAAAAAAGCTAAAGAACCTAAGGATTTGTGGATTATTCCCGGAGCGAAACATAACCAGGGCGCCGAAGTGGGCGGAGAGGAATATAAATATAAAATGGCGCAATTTTTTACTAAAAACATGTAA
- a CDS encoding serine/threonine-protein kinase, whose translation MYKRIYLLLLMIFTTTGLVYSQTRPAVDVPLQVGGAFSQSESLGVLPVNKINVDQEMSDLTVLIRNKQYQYAIARVNSLIASGKESPRFNLILAQAYEGLGEWDYCIYRASEFMGAFPSDSRGYTIRAGAYYKKGEYEKASIDIEKSLKINSNSTKAKYIKQLIDTAAANEVSAPPVAVKAEPAKTQQVSAPAQTQTAQRPKVDARTKQKLNNIRWWLIYFILVLSAICIFVYVRYSGPVKKTGARKVDIKEQYHFIRQIGEGGMGKVYEAYDKVLKRRCAVKRVKPELVRSNYVREQFLSEARMVALLRHPNIVEIYTVIESENSLYLVFEYVDGQTLETRLDIDGFIPFSEAKGIFEAVCRGLHYAHAQDIIHCDLKPGNIMITEATAKVMDFGVAKKVVEGDNGARTVAGTPAYMAPEQQKGFMKKQSDIYSLGVCLYEALVGQVPWSVAGFDIANKKIVPPSKLVPFIPEELDALLEAALKEDPNQRIQSIDEFWSALSNIQPMDEKPRSRHI comes from the coding sequence ATGTATAAAAGGATATATCTTTTATTATTAATGATATTTACCACGACAGGTTTAGTTTATTCCCAAACGAGACCTGCGGTTGATGTGCCTTTGCAGGTGGGGGGTGCTTTTTCACAATCAGAATCTTTGGGCGTTTTGCCTGTTAATAAAATAAATGTAGACCAGGAAATGTCCGATCTTACCGTTCTTATACGCAATAAACAATATCAGTACGCAATAGCCAGGGTAAACTCTTTAATAGCTTCAGGTAAAGAAAGTCCAAGATTTAATTTAATTTTAGCCCAGGCTTATGAAGGGCTTGGCGAGTGGGACTACTGCATTTACAGAGCCAGTGAATTTATGGGCGCTTTTCCCTCCGACTCCAGGGGATATACCATAAGAGCGGGCGCTTATTATAAAAAAGGCGAATATGAAAAAGCCTCTATTGACATAGAGAAATCTTTAAAAATTAATTCCAACTCAACTAAAGCTAAATATATAAAGCAGTTAATTGATACCGCCGCGGCAAATGAAGTTTCAGCCCCGCCTGTTGCCGTTAAAGCGGAGCCCGCTAAAACGCAGCAGGTTTCCGCTCCTGCGCAAACACAAACAGCCCAAAGACCTAAGGTTGACGCGCGCACAAAGCAAAAACTTAATAACATACGATGGTGGTTAATTTATTTTATTTTAGTTTTATCGGCCATTTGTATTTTTGTTTATGTAAGATATTCCGGCCCGGTTAAAAAAACCGGCGCCCGTAAAGTGGATATTAAAGAGCAATATCATTTTATACGCCAAATAGGCGAAGGCGGCATGGGTAAGGTATATGAGGCGTATGACAAAGTGCTAAAGCGCCGTTGCGCAGTTAAACGCGTTAAGCCTGAGCTTGTGCGCAGTAATTATGTAAGAGAACAATTTTTATCGGAAGCTAGAATGGTAGCCCTTTTGAGGCACCCTAATATTGTTGAAATTTATACTGTTATAGAATCTGAAAACAGTTTGTATCTCGTTTTTGAATATGTGGACGGGCAAACGCTTGAAACAAGACTTGATATTGACGGTTTTATTCCTTTTTCCGAAGCCAAAGGAATATTTGAGGCGGTTTGCCGGGGGCTTCATTACGCCCACGCGCAGGATATTATCCACTGTGATTTGAAACCGGGTAACATTATGATTACCGAAGCAACTGCCAAAGTCATGGATTTTGGCGTCGCTAAAAAAGTTGTTGAGGGGGACAACGGCGCAAGAACCGTTGCCGGAACCCCCGCGTATATGGCGCCGGAACAGCAAAAAGGTTTTATGAAAAAGCAGTCTGACATTTACTCCTTAGGCGTTTGCTTGTATGAGGCGCTTGTAGGCCAGGTACCGTGGAGCGTTGCCGGTTTTGACATAGCAAATAAAAAAATTGTGCCGCCTTCAAAGTTGGTTCCTTTTATACCTGAGGAACTGGACGCTCTTTTAGAAGCCGCTTTAAAAGAAGATCCCAACCAACGCATACAGTCTATAGACGAATTTTGGTCAGCCTTAAGTAATATCCAGCCCATGGATGAAAAACCCAGATCAAGACATATATAA
- a CDS encoding glycosyltransferase family 4 protein, whose translation MRILIVIPTLEMGGAEKTALYQAVGLKERGHDVTVLTLYNRPGFYTLPRDVKRINLNIETKKDFLSLLKNFFILRKAIKTSGAEVVISNMSAPPVTAAWTLGIKTIFAEHTYFDTQSLSFNKKLALNKADYVVFLSESDISAFKAANFKSKPVIIYNPAVKPIDMHNKKPAFFKPANNAAAAGRFDYVKGFDILIDSWAIVVKEFPDWHLSIIGEGPQKEILARQIKSLGLEQNITLCQRLENLANVYKYADLFVLSSRREGFPLALCEAMSWGTPCAAFNCPNGPDVIIKDGIDGLIIKNFTAKGLAEGIISLLKNPEKRAEFAKNAARITQKFSIEKYIDKYEALCQK comes from the coding sequence ATGCGGATTTTAATTGTAATACCAACATTGGAAATGGGCGGCGCGGAAAAAACGGCTTTATACCAAGCTGTCGGACTTAAGGAAAGAGGGCATGATGTTACTGTCTTAACTTTATATAACAGACCCGGCTTCTATACCTTGCCGCGGGATGTTAAACGAATAAACCTTAATATAGAAACAAAAAAAGATTTTTTAAGCCTGCTTAAAAATTTTTTTATATTAAGAAAAGCCATAAAAACCTCCGGAGCCGAGGTTGTTATAAGCAATATGTCGGCCCCGCCCGTAACAGCGGCATGGACGCTGGGAATAAAAACAATTTTTGCAGAGCATACTTATTTTGATACGCAGTCTTTAAGTTTTAACAAAAAACTTGCTTTAAATAAGGCGGATTATGTTGTTTTCCTATCGGAAAGCGATATCAGCGCTTTCAAAGCCGCTAATTTTAAAAGCAAACCGGTTATTATATATAACCCCGCCGTAAAACCGATTGATATGCATAATAAAAAACCCGCTTTTTTTAAACCCGCAAACAATGCCGCGGCCGCAGGCCGCTTTGATTATGTTAAAGGATTTGATATTCTTATAGATTCCTGGGCTATTGTTGTAAAAGAGTTCCCGGACTGGCACCTTTCAATAATAGGCGAAGGCCCGCAAAAAGAAATTTTGGCAAGGCAGATAAAATCACTGGGGCTTGAACAAAATATAACCCTATGCCAAAGGCTGGAAAATTTGGCAAATGTTTATAAATATGCCGATTTATTTGTATTATCTTCAAGAAGGGAGGGCTTTCCCCTCGCTTTGTGTGAAGCAATGTCTTGGGGAACGCCATGCGCGGCTTTTAACTGCCCAAACGGCCCGGATGTTATTATAAAAGACGGCATTGACGGGTTAATTATTAAAAATTTTACGGCAAAAGGCCTTGCTGAAGGAATAATCAGCCTTTTAAAAAACCCTGAAAAACGGGCCGAATTTGCCAAAAACGCCGCTAGAATAACGCAAAAATTCAGCATAGAAAAATATATTGACAAGTATGAGGCTTTATGCCAAAAGTAA